AGCCGTTACGGCGCAACGCCGTTTCGCACGTCACTATGTGCACGCCGGGATGATCGGCTGGGATGGGCACAAGATGTCCAAGAGCCGGGGGAACCTGGTGAAGGTTTCGGTGTTGACGGCCGACGGCGTGGATCCGGCAGCGATCAGGCTCGGGCTGTTGGCCGGACACTATCGTGCCGACCGGTCCTGGAGTGATGCCGTGCTCTCCGGCGCGCAGGCCCGGTTGGCCCGCTGGCGCCATGCGGTGGCACTGCCCGCCGCGCCGAGCGCCCGCGATGTGGTGTCTCGGGTGCGGCGCTATCTCGCCGATGATCTCGATACGCCAAAAGCGCTTGCCGCACTGGATAACTGGGTGACCGATGCGCTGGCCTACGGCGGGCACGATGCCGCGGCGGGTGCGCACGTACGTCATGCGGTGGATGCCCTACTGGGAGTGCAGCTGTAGCGTCGGGCCATGGGTTCAACGCTGAACAACATTGCCGGCAAGACGGTCATGATCACCGGCGGCGCCGGCGGCATCGGTGTGGAAGTCGCACACAGATTGCACGCCAAGGGTGCCAACCTTGTGCTGACCGATCTGGACGAGACAAAGCTTGCGGCCGTTGCCGACGATCTGGGCCGGGATCGAGTACTGGTGGCGGTCGCCGACGTGTGCGATCTGGCAGCGCTGGAAGGGGCCGTCGCCCAGGCGGTCGAGCGATTCGGCGGCATCGATGTGGTGCTGGCGAACGCGGGCCTGCTGACGTTCGGCTCGGTGCTGCAGGTGGACCCGGCGGCCTTCAAGAAGCTGATCGATGTCAACGTCCTCGGGGTGTTTCACACGGTGCGCGCAGCATTGCCCTCGGTGATCGAGCGCAAGGGCTACGTGCTCGTCGTGTCTTCCCTGGCCGCCTACGCGGCGGCACCGGGGGTCACGGCGTACAACGCCTCCAAGGCCGCCGTCGAACACTTCGCGAACGCGTTGCGTCTGGAGGTGGCGCATCGAGGCGTTGACGTGGGTTCGGCACACATGTCGTGGATCGACACCTCGATGGTGAACGACCAGAAGGCCAACCTGTCGGCGTTCTCGGAGA
This genomic window from Mycobacteroides chelonae contains:
- a CDS encoding SDR family oxidoreductase; the encoded protein is MGSTLNNIAGKTVMITGGAGGIGVEVAHRLHAKGANLVLTDLDETKLAAVADDLGRDRVLVAVADVCDLAALEGAVAQAVERFGGIDVVLANAGLLTFGSVLQVDPAAFKKLIDVNVLGVFHTVRAALPSVIERKGYVLVVSSLAAYAAAPGVTAYNASKAAVEHFANALRLEVAHRGVDVGSAHMSWIDTSMVNDQKANLSAFSEMLTRLPPPLRTVTSVEACGKTFVKGIEKRRRRINCPGWVGVTRWLKPVLSTPLGELPMRGMIPEILPRMDAEVAALQRAARGDVGEA